In the Candidatus Methylomirabilota bacterium genome, one interval contains:
- a CDS encoding carboxymuconolactone decarboxylase family protein, whose translation LRDDVLFGDVWEHPDLSKRDRSLITVAMLAALYRTDEMRGHMQRALDNGVTETELKGLITHVAFYAGWPCAVNAGRIAVEVFGPK comes from the coding sequence CTTCGCGACGACGTGCTCTTCGGTGACGTATGGGAGCACCCCGACCTCAGCAAGCGTGACCGGAGCCTGATCACCGTGGCCATGCTGGCCGCGCTCTACCGAACCGACGAGATGCGGGGCCACATGCAGAGAGCTCTCGACAACGGGGTGACGGAGACCGAGCTGAAGGGGCTGATCACTCACGTGGCGTTCTATGCCGGCTGGCCCTGCGCGGTCAACGCGGGCCGTATCGCCGTCGAGGTGTTCGGGCCGAAATAG